The nucleotide sequence CTTCTCACTGTTCGGCTTGCTGACGATTGTATGGCAAATCTTCATTCCTTATTCTTCTGATAAAATCGGAAGAAAGCCGGCAATGACGGGCTACTTGGCGATGGCGATGGTCACGCCGCTCGTATTGTTCATTTTCCCGAATTCAGCTGCGAGCCTGGTGATTCTGGTACTGTTCGGCGGAATCATATTGGCGATGAATACGATTTACCAAAGCATCATCCCGGTCGAAAGTGTTTCACCTTTGGTCATGGCTTCCGCTAATGCCTTGATCATGGGCGTGGGCGAACTGATTGGGGCCTTCTCCATCGGATTCTCCGGAGTTTTGGCAGATGCCTATAGCCTGACGGCAGTGATGCTCGTCGTTCCGATTTCTTACTTTGTCGCTTTCCTGATTTCGTTTGGCTTAATCGAAACTTTGAGAACAAAAACGGCGGCCAAAGAACAGGCTTTGGTGAAAGCCACTCCGGAAATTTGATCCGGCAGCAACTTGATTTTCTTGTAACGCACACTTAACTGAGTAAGGGAAGAAGAAGCGGGAGCCAGCTTAAACAAGTTGGCTTCTTTTTTCTGTGTTAAAATAATAAGGAAATGAAGGGAAGTGTCTTTATGGAAATGCAACAAATTCATGCGTTGATCGCCAAAGAAACCGGTGTGCGTCCGAATCAGGTAGGCCAAGTTATTGCGTTGATTGAAGACGGCAATACCGTTCCGTTTATCGCACGTTACCGAAAAGAAGCGACAGGGTCGCTCGATGAAGTGCAGATCAAAGCCATCGATGACCGTTATACATATATCCAAAACCTGGAACAGCGAAAAATAGAAGTCATCCGCTCGATCACTGAGCAAGAAAAACTGACGCCGGAGCTTGAAAAGGAAATTTTGGGCGCTACGGTATTGCAGCGTGTAGAAGATCTCTACCGGCCTTACAAACAAAAACGCCGCACAAAAGCGACGATTGCCAAAGAAAAAGGGCTGCAGCCGTTTGCTGATTGGCTTATGGAATTCCACAAAGAAAATCCGACGGCTAAAGCAAATGAGTTTATCAATAAAGAAGCCGGAATCGAATCGGCAGAAGAAGCCATTCAAGGCGCACAGGACATTTTGGCGGAATCATTCGCAGATGATCCGGATATCCGTGAAAAGGTCCGGTACATGACCCGCAAAAACGGCACCATAGCGACCACTGCCAAAAAGAACCACGAAGATGAAAAACAAGTGTTTGAAATGTATTACGAATACGAAGAAGCGATTCAAAAAATCGTTCCCCACCGGATTTTAGCCATTAACCGCGGCGAGAAAGAAGATGTCTTGAAAGTCTCCATCAATCCGCCGGTAGACCGAATTCTGACGCTTATGAAAAACAAATGGGTCAAAACATCTTCGGCTGCAGGTGAAATTGTGGCTGCCGCAATCGAAGACAGCTACAAACGGTTGATCCAGCCGTCCGTTGAGCGTGAAATCCGAACCGAGCTGAGTGAAAAAGGGGAAACGCAAGCCATTCATATCTTCTCGGAAAACTTGCGCAATCTGCTGCTGCAGCCGCCGATGAAAAACAAAATGGTGCTTGGGGTAGATCCGGCTTACCGGACAGGCTGCAAATTAGCCGTCATCGATGAAACCGGGAAACTGCTGGAAGTGGCCGTTATTTATCCTCATGCCCCGCGAAACGATCAAGCGGGTGCGAAAAAAACAATGAAGCAGCTCGTTTCAAAATACCCGATTGAAATTATGGCCATCGGAAATGGCACGGCTTCGAGAGAGACCGAGCAATTTGTTGCCGATTTCATCTCGGAAACCGATAAAGGCATTTCCTATGTCATTGTCAATGAAGCGGGGGCGAGTGTGTACTCGGCATCCGACATCGCCCGCGCTGAGTTCCCGAATCTTCAAGTGGAAGAGCGGAGTGCCGCTTCGATTGCGCGCCGTCTGCAGGATCCGTTATCGGAACTCGTGAAAATCGATCCGAAAGCGGTAGGGGTCGGACAGTATCAGCACGATGTGTCGCAGAAGAAGCTGGCGGACCAGCTGACCTTTGTCGTCGAGACAGCGGTTAACCAGGTAGGCGTGAACGTAAACTCAGCATCGGCTTCCTTACTGCAGTATGTAGCAGGTTTGAGCAAAACGGTGGCGGAGAACGTCATTAAAATGCGGGATGAAAACGGCCGTTTTACTACGCGTGCCCAGCTCAAGAAAATTCCGCGCCTTGGTGCGAAAACTTATGAACAGGCAATCGGGTTCCTGCGGATTCCGGAAGGAAAAAATCCATTGGACGCAACGGGCATCCATCCGGAAAGCTATGATGTTGCAGACAAACTGCTGAATTTGGTTGGAGCGGATAAGAAAGATGTCGGCAAGCCGGAAGTGGCAGAGAAATTAGGGCAGCTGCCGCTGAACGAACTCAGCGATAAATGGGGCGTCGGCGAAGTGACGCTGCAGGATATTCTGGATGCACTGAAAAAGCCGAACCGGGATCCGCGCGACGAATTCCCACAGCCTTTATTGAAAAGCGATATTTTAAAAATGGAAGACTTGCTGCCAGGCATGGAAGTGCAAGGAACCGTCCGCAATGTTGTGGACTTCGGTGCCTTTGTAGACATTGGCGTAAAGCAGGACGGGCTCGTCCATATTTCGAAATTGAAAAAAGGATTTGTGAAACATCCGCTGGAAGTCGTAGCGGTTGGAGATATCGTCACCGCGTGGGTGGAAAAAGTCGAAAAAGACAAAGGGCGCATTGCCTTGACGATGCTGCCGCCGAAACAACAAATCGAACAGGGTTAAAAAATGCCCATGCACAGACAGCCGCTTCTTGTTAAAATAGAAGCGGCTGTTTTATTTA is from Planococcus liqunii and encodes:
- a CDS encoding Tex family protein, which encodes MEMQQIHALIAKETGVRPNQVGQVIALIEDGNTVPFIARYRKEATGSLDEVQIKAIDDRYTYIQNLEQRKIEVIRSITEQEKLTPELEKEILGATVLQRVEDLYRPYKQKRRTKATIAKEKGLQPFADWLMEFHKENPTAKANEFINKEAGIESAEEAIQGAQDILAESFADDPDIREKVRYMTRKNGTIATTAKKNHEDEKQVFEMYYEYEEAIQKIVPHRILAINRGEKEDVLKVSINPPVDRILTLMKNKWVKTSSAAGEIVAAAIEDSYKRLIQPSVEREIRTELSEKGETQAIHIFSENLRNLLLQPPMKNKMVLGVDPAYRTGCKLAVIDETGKLLEVAVIYPHAPRNDQAGAKKTMKQLVSKYPIEIMAIGNGTASRETEQFVADFISETDKGISYVIVNEAGASVYSASDIARAEFPNLQVEERSAASIARRLQDPLSELVKIDPKAVGVGQYQHDVSQKKLADQLTFVVETAVNQVGVNVNSASASLLQYVAGLSKTVAENVIKMRDENGRFTTRAQLKKIPRLGAKTYEQAIGFLRIPEGKNPLDATGIHPESYDVADKLLNLVGADKKDVGKPEVAEKLGQLPLNELSDKWGVGEVTLQDILDALKKPNRDPRDEFPQPLLKSDILKMEDLLPGMEVQGTVRNVVDFGAFVDIGVKQDGLVHISKLKKGFVKHPLEVVAVGDIVTAWVEKVEKDKGRIALTMLPPKQQIEQG